The following proteins come from a genomic window of Pseudomonas syringae:
- a CDS encoding LPS-assembly protein LptD, with protein MALKSPAFRKKFPLLVTGSLLAMQPLATQFVVAAEQYDCSVSASGAWNCAPKSSTAAVDLPPRPVHDTTSVSSNGTVSSESTSSSSGQAAGTQLVTEAKGKGLKSRSADYSHLDWVPRDKLTAAQLAETGPYCSGAYVEPVRPGMDDKTKMSEAPMFVGAKASRYEQDAQVATLAGDVVMRQGSMQVEAQEAALHQAENRGELNGNVRLRDNGALIVGDKAELQLDTGEARVDNAEYVLHKSNIRGNALYAKRAENAIIRLKDGTYTTCEPNSNAWTLKGNNITLNPATGFGTATNVTLRVKDIPVLYTPYIYFPIDDRRQSGFLPPTIAAGGDNGFTLVTPYYFNLAPNYDATLYPRYMADRGLLMEGEFRYLTKGSEGQFGGAYLNDENDERKLQSDYDKTRWMINWQHVGGLDTRWLTKVDYTDISDPYYFQDLETDQIGVKRTDYITQQGSLTYRGDSYSAVLNAQAYKLATVANITPYNRLPQLTVNGTLPYSPGGLKFDYQTEAVRFERDLRSGAFIDENGNSETRLDNNITGLARANGDRLNLAPSVSLPMNWSYGFLTPKLKYVYTQYDLDLDSRGKQTLLAGEEYSSSQSRSVPIFSVDSGLYFDRNTNWFGKDYRQTLEPRLFYLYVPEKDQNDIPVFDTSESTFNYASLFRDNRFTGSDRIGDENKLSLGVTNRWIEDNGFERQRFSIGQALYFEDRKVQLPGVVFADRDDAKANVSPYALEYEYRFNRDWRFNSDFNWDPDSKSTRSGSAMFHYQPEAEPNKVVNLGYRYRNDQIRYDESTGRWVVGGGDYGTPGSPNYVKDYYKIQQHDFSVIWPIVPQWSVISRWQYDYNRQRTLEAFGGFEYDNCCWKMRLVNRYWIDYDEFSQAAPQNEKGDRGIFLQIVLKGLGGVTGAKVDSFLDKGIQGYREREDQAF; from the coding sequence ATGGCATTGAAATCCCCCGCGTTTCGTAAAAAATTTCCGTTGCTCGTAACCGGCAGTCTGCTGGCGATGCAACCTCTGGCCACTCAGTTCGTGGTCGCCGCGGAACAGTATGACTGCTCAGTCTCTGCTTCGGGTGCCTGGAACTGTGCGCCGAAATCCAGTACTGCTGCTGTAGACCTGCCTCCGCGCCCCGTGCATGACACGACGTCGGTCAGTTCCAACGGCACGGTCTCATCAGAGAGCACCTCTTCTTCGAGTGGGCAGGCTGCGGGCACGCAACTGGTCACCGAAGCCAAGGGCAAAGGCCTGAAGTCGCGTAGTGCTGACTACAGCCACCTCGATTGGGTTCCTCGCGACAAGCTTACCGCAGCACAACTGGCCGAAACCGGCCCGTATTGCTCGGGCGCTTACGTCGAGCCTGTTCGCCCGGGCATGGACGACAAGACCAAGATGAGCGAAGCGCCGATGTTCGTGGGAGCCAAGGCTTCGCGATACGAACAGGACGCGCAGGTCGCGACACTCGCCGGTGATGTCGTCATGCGTCAGGGCAGCATGCAGGTAGAGGCCCAGGAGGCCGCTCTGCATCAGGCCGAGAACCGTGGCGAGCTGAACGGCAATGTCCGTTTGCGCGACAACGGTGCGCTGATCGTCGGTGACAAGGCAGAGTTGCAGCTCGATACCGGCGAAGCCCGTGTCGACAACGCCGAGTACGTCCTGCACAAGTCGAATATTCGCGGTAACGCCCTGTACGCCAAGCGTGCAGAGAACGCGATCATCCGCCTCAAGGACGGCACGTACACCACGTGCGAACCGAACAGCAACGCCTGGACACTCAAGGGCAACAACATCACGCTGAACCCGGCCACCGGCTTTGGTACAGCGACCAACGTTACCCTGCGGGTCAAGGACATACCGGTACTCTACACGCCGTATATCTACTTCCCGATCGACGACCGCCGTCAGTCCGGCTTCCTGCCACCGACCATTGCGGCAGGCGGCGATAACGGCTTCACGCTGGTAACCCCTTACTATTTCAACCTGGCGCCGAACTATGACGCCACGTTGTACCCGCGCTACATGGCAGACCGCGGTCTGCTGATGGAAGGCGAGTTCCGTTATCTGACCAAGGGCAGCGAAGGCCAGTTCGGCGGCGCGTACCTGAACGACGAGAACGACGAGCGCAAGTTGCAGTCGGACTACGACAAGACCCGCTGGATGATCAACTGGCAGCACGTTGGCGGGCTCGATACGCGCTGGCTGACCAAGGTCGACTACACCGACATCAGCGACCCGTACTACTTCCAGGATCTGGAAACCGACCAGATCGGCGTCAAGAGAACCGACTACATCACCCAGCAGGGCTCCCTGACCTACCGTGGCGACAGCTACTCGGCAGTGCTCAACGCTCAGGCCTACAAGCTGGCGACGGTCGCGAACATCACGCCTTACAACCGTCTGCCACAGCTGACGGTCAACGGCACGCTGCCGTATAGCCCGGGCGGCCTGAAGTTCGATTATCAGACCGAGGCTGTTCGTTTCGAACGTGATCTGCGCAGCGGCGCGTTCATCGACGAAAATGGCAACTCCGAGACACGCCTCGACAACAACATCACAGGTCTGGCTCGCGCCAACGGTGATCGTCTGAATCTGGCGCCGTCCGTCAGCCTGCCGATGAACTGGAGCTACGGTTTCCTGACGCCGAAGCTCAAGTATGTCTATACCCAGTACGATCTGGATCTGGACAGCAGAGGCAAGCAAACGCTTCTCGCCGGCGAAGAGTACAGCAGCAGCCAGAGCCGCAGCGTGCCGATCTTCAGCGTCGACAGCGGTCTGTATTTCGATCGCAATACCAACTGGTTCGGCAAGGATTATCGCCAGACCCTGGAACCGCGCCTGTTCTATCTCTATGTACCTGAGAAAGACCAGAACGACATCCCGGTATTCGACACCAGCGAAAGCACGTTCAACTATGCCTCGCTGTTCCGTGATAACCGTTTCACCGGTTCCGACCGCATCGGCGACGAGAACAAGCTGTCGCTGGGTGTTACCAACCGCTGGATCGAAGACAACGGCTTCGAACGTCAACGCTTCAGCATCGGTCAGGCCCTGTATTTCGAAGACCGCAAGGTGCAGTTGCCAGGTGTCGTGTTCGCAGATCGCGATGACGCCAAGGCCAACGTTTCGCCTTACGCCCTGGAATACGAATACCGCTTCAACCGCGACTGGCGCTTCAACTCCGATTTCAACTGGGATCCGGACAGCAAGAGCACCCGTTCGGGCAGCGCTATGTTCCATTACCAGCCTGAAGCCGAACCCAACAAGGTCGTCAACCTTGGCTATCGCTATCGCAACGACCAGATTCGTTACGACGAAAGCACTGGCCGCTGGGTCGTCGGTGGCGGTGACTACGGGACTCCGGGTTCACCGAACTACGTGAAGGACTACTACAAGATCCAGCAGCACGACTTCTCGGTCATCTGGCCGATTGTGCCGCAGTGGAGCGTGATCAGCCGCTGGCAGTATGACTACAACCGTCAACGCACCCTCGAAGCTTTCGGTGGGTTCGAATACGACAACTGCTGCTGGAAAATGCGTCTGGTCAACCGCTACTGGATCGACTACGACGAGTTCAGCCAGGCAGCGCCTCAGAACGAGAAAGGCGACCGCGGCATATTCCTACAAATCGTGTTGAAGGGGCTCGGCGGTGTGACTGGCGCCAAGGTAGACAGCTTCCTCGACAAAGGCATCCAAGGTTATCGTGAACGTGAAGACCAAGCTTTCTGA
- a CDS encoding aminoglycoside phosphotransferase family protein — MSDQDIRLQSLKVWLDEQLPALFAAQNWGAVPPATLTAASSDASFRRYFRWEGAGRTFIVMDAPPPQENCKPFVDIAHLLEKSGINVPKIYAEDLTQGFLLLNDLGRQTYLDVIDANNADALFADAIQALLAYQQLPMDAPLPSYDTALLRRELELFPEWYVKRHLGIEMDEAQQADWQQVSELLINSALAQPKVLVHRDYMPRNLMISEPNPGVLDFQDAVYGPVTYDVTCLFKDAFLSWPQERVSDWLKTYWVQARALGIPVQDDFAAFERASELMGVQRHLKVIGIFARICHRDGKPRYLDDVPRFFAYIEAVLSRRPELAQLGQLLTSLQQPAEISA, encoded by the coding sequence ATGTCAGATCAAGATATACGCCTTCAATCCTTGAAAGTTTGGCTCGATGAGCAGCTGCCAGCGTTGTTTGCAGCGCAGAATTGGGGCGCCGTGCCCCCGGCCACGTTGACTGCGGCCAGCAGTGATGCAAGTTTCCGCCGTTATTTTCGCTGGGAGGGCGCCGGTCGAACTTTTATTGTCATGGACGCCCCTCCACCGCAGGAAAACTGCAAACCGTTCGTGGATATTGCTCATTTGCTGGAAAAGTCGGGCATTAATGTTCCGAAAATTTATGCCGAAGACCTGACGCAAGGCTTTTTGTTGCTCAATGACCTGGGTCGCCAGACCTATCTGGACGTGATTGACGCCAATAACGCCGATGCACTGTTCGCCGACGCGATCCAGGCGCTGCTGGCGTACCAGCAGTTGCCGATGGACGCGCCGCTGCCCAGCTACGACACGGCTTTGCTGCGTCGCGAGCTGGAGTTGTTCCCCGAGTGGTACGTGAAGCGCCATCTGGGCATCGAAATGGACGAGGCGCAACAGGCCGACTGGCAGCAGGTCAGCGAGCTGCTGATCAACAGCGCCCTTGCGCAGCCCAAAGTCTTGGTGCATCGCGACTATATGCCGCGCAACCTGATGATCAGTGAGCCCAATCCCGGCGTGCTGGATTTCCAGGATGCGGTGTACGGCCCGGTCACCTACGACGTAACCTGTCTGTTCAAGGACGCTTTCCTGAGCTGGCCGCAAGAGCGGGTCAGTGACTGGCTCAAGACGTACTGGGTCCAGGCGCGCGCCCTCGGCATCCCGGTGCAGGACGATTTTGCAGCCTTCGAGCGCGCCAGTGAGCTGATGGGCGTGCAGCGGCATCTGAAGGTCATCGGGATTTTCGCGCGTATCTGCCACCGCGATGGCAAGCCGCGTTATCTGGACGATGTGCCGCGCTTCTTCGCCTATATAGAAGCGGTGTTGTCGCGACGTCCAGAGCTGGCTCAGTTGGGGCAATTGCTCACCAGCTTGCAGCAACCCGCAGAGATCTCTGCCTGA
- the murU gene encoding N-acetylmuramate alpha-1-phosphate uridylyltransferase MurU, which yields MKAMILAAGKGERMRPLTLHTPKPLVRVGDVPLIEYHLNALGAAGFHQLVINHAWLGQQIEDHLGDGQRFDLSIRYSPEGQPLETGGGIHRALPLLGLEPFLVVNGDIWTDYDFSALRVPLSGLAHLVLVDNPAHHPTGDFSLIDGQVRDDDSAAPRLTYSGIAILHPRLFAGCEPGAFKLAPLLREAMQQGLVTGEHYQGRWVDVGTHERLAEVEQLLAETR from the coding sequence ATGAAAGCGATGATTCTCGCCGCCGGAAAAGGCGAACGAATGCGCCCGCTGACCCTGCACACGCCCAAGCCGCTGGTGCGTGTTGGCGATGTGCCGCTGATCGAGTACCACCTGAACGCATTGGGTGCAGCCGGTTTTCACCAGCTGGTGATCAATCACGCCTGGCTGGGGCAGCAGATAGAAGATCATCTGGGTGACGGTCAGCGTTTCGATCTGAGCATCCGCTATTCCCCTGAAGGCCAGCCGCTGGAAACCGGCGGGGGGATTCACAGGGCATTGCCGTTGCTGGGGCTCGAGCCTTTTCTGGTGGTCAACGGCGATATCTGGACGGACTACGATTTCAGTGCCCTGCGCGTGCCGCTCTCCGGGTTGGCGCATCTGGTGCTGGTCGACAACCCGGCGCACCATCCGACGGGCGATTTCTCGCTGATCGACGGTCAGGTTCGTGACGACGATTCGGCAGCTCCGCGCCTGACTTACAGCGGTATCGCCATCCTGCATCCACGCCTGTTTGCTGGCTGTGAGCCGGGGGCGTTCAAGCTGGCGCCGTTACTGCGCGAGGCGATGCAGCAGGGGCTGGTGACGGGCGAGCATTATCAAGGGCGCTGGGTCGATGTCGGCACTCATGAGCGTCTGGCAGAAGTCGAGCAATTGCTTGCGGAGACACGCTGA
- a CDS encoding TerB family tellurite resistance protein → MLWPGTLIGAGIGYAIASIPGTMLGALLGQALDRRLKLHSWAQVRERLGGRAAIAQDGLLFVLLGRLAKSEGRVVASHIHQARTEMRRLNLNEADQLRAINAFKRGRDGADGLRSYLRGLQRQPDMAEELLRACWRMAWADGKASRVERELIGVWGMWLGWSQQQVEALAAEYDPMKRSPISVGDDYRGAMSLLGVKPDTDPLSVKRAYRRLLSRHHPDKIAGSGANAQQVRMATEKTSELHNAYRVIKARRGFT, encoded by the coding sequence ATGCTGTGGCCCGGCACACTGATCGGCGCAGGTATTGGCTATGCCATCGCCAGCATTCCGGGCACGATGCTCGGTGCATTGTTGGGTCAGGCGCTGGACCGGCGATTGAAACTGCATAGCTGGGCGCAGGTGCGCGAGCGCCTCGGCGGCCGTGCGGCGATTGCTCAGGACGGGCTGCTGTTTGTACTGCTGGGGCGACTCGCCAAGAGTGAAGGGCGGGTGGTGGCCAGTCACATTCATCAGGCCCGGACCGAAATGCGCCGCCTGAACCTCAACGAAGCCGACCAGTTGCGCGCGATCAATGCGTTCAAGCGCGGCCGGGATGGTGCTGACGGGCTGCGCAGTTACCTGCGCGGTTTGCAGCGTCAGCCGGACATGGCCGAAGAGCTGTTGCGTGCCTGCTGGCGAATGGCCTGGGCCGATGGCAAGGCCTCGCGGGTCGAGCGCGAGCTGATCGGTGTCTGGGGCATGTGGCTGGGCTGGTCACAGCAGCAGGTCGAGGCGCTGGCCGCCGAATACGACCCGATGAAGCGCTCGCCGATCAGCGTTGGCGATGATTACAGGGGCGCGATGAGCCTGCTCGGCGTGAAGCCGGACACTGATCCTCTGAGCGTCAAGCGGGCTTATCGGCGCCTGCTCAGTCGTCATCATCCGGACAAGATCGCCGGTTCGGGCGCCAATGCGCAGCAGGTACGGATGGCAACCGAGAAAACCAGCGAGTTGCATAACGCCTATCGAGTGATCAAGGCCCGGCGCGGTTTTACATGA
- a CDS encoding alpha/beta hydrolase family protein: MSYTFRAMFPALFLSLMLPCALPAMAADPAPGKDAAAEAPVERAPLLSRSQEDSIALERQLPPQDQQQLQAGDESFLALWKPANSDAPQGAVIILPGDAESPDWPDAVGPLRRKFPDVGWSSLSITLPDAEDDTLAAREPDATTEGSDKDTAADKPASTAKDAPKDATAKTPDPAAEAEALASAATAKAAADEERNKARAERIFARIESAISFAQQNKARSVILLGHSSGAYWATRFLSERPSPTVQKLVMVAAREPVNATPSLLDMIPTLKIKTADFVYKNPADLAAKARLQASKRTKGPGFTQIALINIVGNEDTEQEQLFRRIRGWIEPKEDK, from the coding sequence ATGTCCTACACCTTTCGCGCAATGTTTCCTGCATTGTTTTTGTCATTGATGCTGCCTTGCGCACTGCCTGCGATGGCGGCTGACCCGGCCCCCGGCAAGGACGCTGCCGCCGAAGCGCCGGTGGAACGCGCCCCGTTGCTCAGCCGTTCGCAAGAGGACTCGATTGCCCTGGAGCGCCAGTTGCCGCCTCAGGACCAGCAACAACTGCAAGCCGGAGACGAAAGTTTTCTGGCGCTCTGGAAGCCAGCGAACAGTGACGCGCCACAGGGCGCCGTCATCATTTTGCCGGGTGACGCAGAGTCGCCGGACTGGCCGGACGCGGTCGGGCCGTTGCGCCGAAAATTTCCGGACGTGGGCTGGTCAAGCCTGAGCATTACCCTGCCGGACGCCGAGGACGACACACTGGCGGCACGCGAGCCCGACGCCACGACAGAGGGCAGTGACAAAGACACAGCAGCCGACAAGCCTGCCAGTACAGCAAAAGACGCGCCGAAAGACGCCACTGCAAAGACGCCGGACCCGGCGGCGGAAGCAGAAGCACTGGCCAGCGCTGCAACGGCAAAAGCGGCTGCCGACGAAGAACGCAACAAGGCTCGTGCCGAACGCATCTTCGCGCGAATCGAAAGCGCGATCAGCTTCGCCCAGCAGAACAAGGCACGCAGCGTCATACTGCTCGGACACAGCAGCGGAGCCTACTGGGCAACCCGATTCCTCAGCGAACGCCCGTCCCCAACCGTGCAGAAGCTGGTGATGGTGGCGGCACGCGAACCGGTCAACGCCACCCCGTCATTACTGGACATGATACCGACGCTGAAAATCAAGACCGCCGATTTCGTCTACAAGAATCCGGCGGACCTGGCCGCAAAAGCACGGCTGCAGGCCAGCAAGCGCACCAAAGGCCCCGGCTTTACCCAGATCGCCCTGATCAATATCGTGGGCAACGAAGACACTGAGCAAGAGCAGCTGTTTCGGCGGATTCGCGGCTGGATAGAACCCAAAGAAGACAAGTAG
- a CDS encoding sensor histidine kinase, with protein sequence MTVIRTHENDTLIIRLLRTGFIGCLALLLMVQMANTQADVSGAPATAQLNAAQLDWLKAHGPLRIGLVLRAPYAQFDQRLQQLSGANVDLMNALARTLPVELLWRNFADQAALERALLNGEIDVAPGLMQTPAGLRLWLFSDPYLRVSQLLIGERDGSTAVDLEKLDSLSRVAVRMPGSTADYLRSNFPHLNLQGVPLERQALQLLLSQQARYAVVDEAQLSRLLREPEFAGLAVVGDIGFPQLLRVASRRDVPELAAIVSEALKAVPARELEQLHTRWMPLNPAHFSDATGLWKNLCILLLVMLLACFAIVIWQRRQQHALEQELLTARENLARRVESEEALRLAQFSIDQSTVGILWVNWDSRVRYANRAAETMLGYAPGQVVERPLIDFEPGLHMDRWLNLWKNARSREDSPQVFETHCLRADGSFLPADVSLSFLRFHEAEYLVVFLSDVSERRRAHDQLRELSAHLESVREEEKARIAREVHDELGQMLTVLKLETSMCELAYADLDPGLSERLDSMKRLIAQLFQLVRDVATALRPPILDAGIASAIEWQARRFEARTQIPCLVQVPDNLPTLSDAKATGMFRILQEALTNVMRHAQAHTVEISLTLQDDILCMTIADDGQGFVVESGRALSFGLVGMRERVLMLGGRLELDSEVGEGTTLRAYIPMDPTAQERHP encoded by the coding sequence ATGACCGTCATACGCACACATGAGAACGACACGTTGATCATTCGTCTTCTGCGCACCGGTTTTATCGGCTGCCTGGCTTTGCTCTTGATGGTCCAGATGGCGAATACGCAGGCTGACGTGTCTGGAGCGCCTGCAACTGCGCAACTGAACGCGGCGCAGCTCGACTGGCTCAAGGCGCATGGCCCGTTGCGGATCGGCCTGGTACTGCGTGCGCCTTACGCCCAGTTCGATCAGCGCCTGCAGCAATTGTCCGGCGCCAATGTCGACCTGATGAACGCCCTGGCGCGGACGCTGCCTGTCGAGTTGTTGTGGCGGAACTTTGCCGACCAGGCTGCGCTGGAACGGGCGTTGCTCAACGGCGAAATAGATGTTGCGCCGGGCTTGATGCAGACCCCGGCCGGACTGCGTCTGTGGCTGTTTTCCGATCCTTATCTGCGTGTGTCGCAACTGTTGATCGGCGAACGTGACGGCAGCACGGCGGTGGATCTGGAGAAGCTCGACAGCCTGTCCAGAGTCGCGGTGCGCATGCCTGGCTCGACCGCCGATTATCTGCGCAGCAATTTTCCGCACCTGAACCTGCAAGGCGTGCCGCTGGAGCGCCAGGCGCTGCAATTGCTGCTCAGTCAGCAGGCGCGCTATGCCGTGGTCGATGAGGCGCAATTGAGTCGCCTGCTGCGTGAGCCGGAGTTCGCCGGGCTGGCAGTGGTCGGCGACATCGGTTTTCCGCAACTGCTGCGGGTAGCGTCACGCCGCGATGTGCCGGAACTGGCGGCGATCGTCAGCGAAGCTTTAAAAGCGGTTCCGGCGAGGGAGCTGGAACAGTTGCACACCCGCTGGATGCCCTTGAACCCTGCGCATTTCAGTGACGCCACCGGCCTCTGGAAGAACCTGTGCATTCTGTTGCTGGTAATGCTATTGGCCTGCTTTGCGATTGTGATCTGGCAGCGTCGTCAGCAACATGCGCTGGAACAGGAGTTACTGACCGCGCGCGAGAACCTTGCCCGTCGGGTCGAGAGTGAAGAGGCGTTGCGGCTGGCGCAGTTTTCCATCGATCAAAGCACCGTCGGCATTCTGTGGGTCAATTGGGACAGTCGCGTGCGTTACGCCAATCGCGCGGCGGAGACGATGCTGGGCTATGCGCCGGGGCAGGTGGTCGAGCGCCCGTTGATCGATTTCGAACCCGGTCTGCACATGGATCGCTGGCTCAACCTGTGGAAAAACGCCCGTTCCCGCGAAGACAGCCCTCAAGTGTTCGAGACCCACTGCCTGCGCGCCGACGGCAGTTTTCTGCCCGCCGATGTGTCGTTGAGCTTTCTGCGTTTTCACGAAGCGGAATACCTCGTGGTGTTCCTCAGTGATGTCAGCGAACGGCGACGCGCCCATGATCAGTTGCGTGAATTGTCGGCGCACCTGGAAAGCGTGCGTGAAGAAGAGAAGGCGCGTATTGCCCGGGAAGTGCATGACGAACTGGGTCAAATGCTGACCGTATTGAAGCTGGAAACATCAATGTGCGAGCTGGCCTACGCCGACCTGGACCCAGGCTTGAGTGAACGTCTGGACAGCATGAAGCGCCTCATCGCGCAGTTGTTCCAGCTGGTACGCGATGTCGCGACTGCCTTGCGGCCGCCAATTCTCGATGCCGGCATTGCGTCGGCCATCGAATGGCAGGCGCGCCGGTTCGAGGCGCGCACGCAGATTCCCTGCCTGGTGCAAGTGCCGGACAACCTGCCGACCCTCAGTGATGCCAAGGCAACCGGTATGTTCCGGATTCTGCAGGAGGCACTGACCAATGTGATGCGCCATGCTCAGGCGCATACCGTTGAGATCAGTCTGACGCTGCAAGACGACATCTTATGCATGACCATCGCCGATGACGGGCAAGGCTTTGTCGTCGAGTCGGGCAGGGCGCTGTCGTTCGGTCTGGTGGGCATGCGCGAGCGGGTGCTGATGCTGGGCGGCAGACTTGAACTGGACAGCGAGGTCGGTGAGGGCACAACCTTGCGCGCCTACATCCCGATGGACCCCACCGCACAGGAGCGACATCCGTGA
- a CDS encoding response regulator, whose product MIRVLVAEDHAIVREGIKQLIGLAKDLQVVGEASNGEQLLETLRHVACEVVLLDISMPGVNGLEAIPRIRALTHPPAILVLSMHNEAQMAARALKVGAAGYATKDSDPALLLTAIRRVAAGGRYIDPDLADRMVFEVGLTDSRPLHSLLSEREFSVFERLAQGANVNDIAQQLALSSKTISTHKARLMQKMKLNSLADLVKYAMEHKLV is encoded by the coding sequence GTGATTCGTGTTTTGGTAGCCGAAGATCACGCCATCGTGCGTGAGGGGATCAAACAGTTGATTGGTCTGGCCAAGGACCTGCAGGTCGTCGGCGAAGCCAGCAATGGCGAGCAGCTGCTTGAGACCTTGCGCCACGTGGCGTGTGAAGTGGTGTTGCTGGATATCTCCATGCCCGGCGTCAACGGCCTTGAAGCCATCCCGAGGATTCGGGCGTTGACCCATCCACCTGCGATTCTGGTGTTGTCGATGCACAACGAGGCGCAGATGGCGGCGCGCGCCCTGAAAGTCGGCGCGGCGGGTTATGCCACCAAGGACAGCGACCCTGCGTTGCTGCTGACGGCCATTCGGCGTGTGGCCGCGGGCGGGCGCTACATCGACCCGGATCTGGCCGACCGCATGGTGTTCGAAGTCGGCCTCACTGATAGTCGGCCTTTGCATTCGTTGTTATCGGAGCGCGAGTTCTCGGTATTCGAACGGCTGGCCCAAGGCGCCAACGTCAACGACATCGCCCAGCAACTGGCCCTGAGCAGCAAGACCATCAGCACCCACAAAGCCCGGCTGATGCAGAAAATGAAGCTCAACTCCCTGGCCGACTTGGTCAAATATGCGATGGAACACAAGCTGGTCTGA
- a CDS encoding ABC transporter ATP-binding protein, with translation MSDVDTSAGASDVLVSFRGVQKSYDGEALIVKDLNLDIRKGEFLTLLGPSGSGKTTSLMMLAGFETPTAGEILLGGRAINNVPPHKRDIGMVFQNYALFPHMTVAENLAFPLTVRGMSKTDVGEKVKKALGMVQLDSFAHRYPAQLSGGQQQRVALARALVFEPQLVLMDEPLGALDKQLREHMQMEIKHLHQRLGVTVVYVTHDQGEALTMSDRVAVFHQGEIQQIAPPRSLYEEPKNTFVANFIGENNRLNGRLVSQDGDRCVVELERGEKVHALAINVGQTGGPVTLSIRPERINLNGRSESCANRFSGRVAEFIYLGDHVRVRLEVAGKTDFFVKQPIAELDPTLSVGDVVPIGWQVEHVRALDPLQEVH, from the coding sequence ATGAGCGACGTCGATACAAGCGCTGGAGCGAGTGATGTTCTGGTCAGCTTTCGTGGTGTGCAGAAGAGCTACGACGGCGAAGCACTGATCGTCAAAGACCTCAACCTGGACATTCGCAAAGGCGAGTTCCTGACCCTGCTCGGACCTTCCGGCTCCGGCAAGACCACCAGTCTGATGATGCTGGCCGGTTTCGAAACGCCCACAGCAGGCGAAATCCTCCTCGGTGGCCGCGCCATTAACAACGTGCCGCCGCACAAGCGCGACATCGGCATGGTGTTCCAGAACTACGCATTGTTTCCGCACATGACGGTCGCCGAGAACCTCGCGTTCCCGCTGACGGTACGCGGCATGAGCAAGACCGACGTCGGCGAAAAGGTCAAAAAGGCGCTGGGCATGGTCCAGCTCGACAGCTTTGCGCATCGCTACCCGGCCCAATTGTCCGGTGGTCAGCAGCAGCGTGTGGCCCTGGCTCGGGCGCTGGTGTTCGAACCGCAGCTGGTGCTGATGGACGAGCCGCTTGGCGCACTCGACAAGCAACTGCGCGAGCACATGCAGATGGAGATCAAGCACCTGCACCAGCGCCTCGGTGTGACCGTGGTCTATGTGACCCACGATCAGGGGGAAGCCCTGACCATGTCGGACCGGGTTGCCGTGTTCCATCAGGGCGAAATCCAGCAGATCGCGCCACCTCGCAGCCTGTACGAAGAACCGAAGAACACCTTCGTTGCCAACTTCATCGGTGAAAACAACCGGCTCAATGGGCGTCTGGTCAGCCAGGACGGTGATCGTTGTGTCGTCGAACTGGAGCGTGGCGAGAAAGTGCATGCGCTGGCCATCAATGTCGGCCAGACGGGCGGCCCGGTCACCCTGTCGATCCGCCCTGAGCGCATCAACCTCAATGGCCGCAGCGAAAGTTGTGCCAATCGTTTCTCCGGTCGTGTGGCCGAGTTCATCTACCTGGGCGACCACGTACGTGTGCGTCTGGAAGTCGCCGGCAAAACCGATTTCTTCGTCAAACAGCCGATTGCCGAACTGGACCCGACGTTGAGCGTGGGCGACGTGGTGCCGATCGGCTGGCAAGTCGAGCACGTTCGCGCGCTCGACCCCTTGCAGGAAGTGCATTGA